A window of Alphaproteobacteria bacterium contains these coding sequences:
- a CDS encoding SRPBCC family protein: MPRAYASAVIEAPVGTVWATVRNFNALPDWHPLVDDSRIEQRRAADQVGCIRNLTLGDGGRIREQLLGLSDYDFACTYAILESPMEVRNYVATLRLFPITDRNHAFAEWTAEFDCAPADEAPLLRQIGEGVFAAGLAALKRIFDGR, encoded by the coding sequence GAGGCCCCGGTCGGCACCGTCTGGGCCACGGTGCGCAACTTCAACGCGCTGCCGGACTGGCACCCGCTGGTCGACGACAGCCGCATCGAGCAGCGGCGCGCGGCCGACCAGGTCGGCTGCATCCGCAATCTCACGCTCGGCGACGGCGGGCGCATCCGCGAGCAGCTGCTCGGGCTCAGCGACTACGATTTCGCCTGCACCTACGCCATCCTGGAAAGCCCGATGGAGGTGCGCAACTACGTCGCCACCCTGCGCCTGTTCCCGATCACCGACCGCAACCACGCCTTCGCCGAATGGACCGCGGAGTTCGATTGTGCGCCGGCGGACGAGGCGCCGCTGCTGCGCCAGATCGGCGAGGGCGTGTTCGCCGCCGGCCTGGCCGCGCTGAAGCGCATCTTCGACGGCCGATGA
- a CDS encoding extracellular solute-binding protein, which translates to MRRMRTRLLATTMAAAMVPAGSALAEVTVLGWPGGPEEVALRAAADAYNAMDGVADEDKVELIFFNRDGFWDKLQADLAAGTTEFDINLTATYAVGRYAPYMAPLDLPASAVDVFGDSVLATMQYDGAQYGVPTDLSLHFMYYRADLIAELLTNADWQARYGEISAEHLGTAMTPKDPDEWTWDDYAATALFFTQAINADSPVRYGTVLQMKNLLFNMMIWHSTARSQGGNWMDADGNITVDSEAFRKGLELYKMLYDAGASPRDSLSYEYAEANAAFGSGQAATMLQWNAAAGDLTDPEKTPAVAEVVGTVAPPTGSQGRFTHIHGLGLGLNANAENMDGAKAFLDWLASEEAALIYARAGGSPALAPAVSAKIAEERPDLVALGTYAGAYGFVMNGGTSANALSVYELQAKEFTGYWAGEQSLDDALAHTAAGMAELLK; encoded by the coding sequence ATGCGCAGGATGAGGACAAGGCTGCTGGCCACCACCATGGCGGCGGCGATGGTGCCCGCGGGCTCGGCGCTGGCCGAGGTCACCGTGCTCGGCTGGCCGGGCGGACCCGAGGAGGTGGCGCTGCGCGCGGCCGCCGACGCCTACAACGCCATGGACGGCGTCGCCGACGAAGACAAGGTCGAGCTGATCTTCTTCAACCGCGACGGCTTCTGGGACAAGCTGCAGGCCGACCTCGCCGCCGGCACCACCGAATTCGACATCAACCTGACCGCGACCTACGCGGTCGGCCGCTATGCGCCCTACATGGCGCCGCTGGACCTGCCGGCCAGCGCCGTCGACGTGTTCGGCGACAGCGTACTGGCGACCATGCAGTATGACGGCGCCCAGTACGGCGTGCCGACCGACCTGTCGCTGCACTTCATGTACTACCGCGCCGACCTGATCGCCGAACTGCTGACCAATGCGGACTGGCAGGCGCGCTATGGCGAGATCAGCGCCGAGCACCTCGGCACCGCGATGACGCCGAAGGACCCGGACGAGTGGACCTGGGACGACTATGCCGCCACCGCGCTGTTCTTCACCCAGGCGATCAACGCCGACAGCCCGGTGCGTTACGGCACCGTGCTGCAGATGAAGAACCTGCTGTTCAACATGATGATCTGGCATTCGACCGCGCGGTCGCAGGGCGGCAACTGGATGGATGCGGACGGCAACATCACCGTGGATTCCGAGGCGTTCCGCAAGGGCCTGGAGCTGTACAAGATGCTCTACGACGCCGGCGCCAGCCCGCGGGATTCGCTGAGCTACGAATATGCCGAGGCCAACGCCGCCTTCGGCTCCGGCCAGGCCGCGACCATGCTGCAGTGGAACGCGGCCGCCGGCGACCTGACCGACCCGGAGAAGACGCCGGCGGTGGCCGAGGTGGTCGGCACGGTGGCGCCGCCCACCGGCTCGCAGGGCCGCTTCACCCACATCCACGGCCTCGGCCTGGGGCTGAACGCCAATGCCGAGAACATGGACGGCGCCAAGGCCTTCCTCGACTGGCTCGCCTCCGAGGAGGCCGCGCTGATCTACGCGCGGGCCGGCGGCTCGCCGGCGCTGGCCCCGGCGGTCTCCGCCAAGATCGCCGAGGAGCGGCCCGACCTGGTCGCGCTCGGCACCTATGCCGGCGCCTACGGCTTCGTCATGAACGGCGGTACCTCGGCCAACGCGCTCAGCGTCTACGAGCTGCAAGCCAAGGAGTTCACCGGTTACTGGGCCGGCGAGCAGTCGCTCGACGACGCGCTTGCCCACACCGCCGCCGGCATGGCCGAGCTGCTGAAGTGA
- the iolC gene encoding 5-dehydro-2-deoxygluconokinase has product MPAAPTLDVITIGRSSVDLYGEQVGGRLEDMTSFAKYVGGSPTNIAIGSARLGLKPGLITAVGDEHMGRYIRETCAAEGVDVTGIKTDPDRLTALVILGIRDKKTFPLIFVRENCADAALGEDDVDAAFIARAGAVLVTGTHFSKPNLDAMSRKAMRIARGLGRKVIIDIDYRPVLWGLTGLGLGEERFVASDSVSAHLQSILPLCDVIVGTEEEIHIAGGSTDTLACCRVIRGLAPAALIVVKRGPMGCVVFDGPIPDDIESGIKGPGFPVEVFNVLGAGDAFMSGFLLGYLRGEPIETACKYANACGAFAVSRHGCAPAVPSRAELDYFFAHGSAEHALRLDRKLEHVHWATNRTVERPQVLAMAFDHRAQMEAMADAAGADRGRIAEFKALCLDAAQQAADGRSDFGILLDGRYGQDVLDRATGTGCWIGRPIEAPGSVPVRFEGGADVGCTLREWPAEQVVKCLIFYHPDDPADLCRAQEEQALRLFDAARRTGHELLLEIIPSKSAAAVDDTTLARALARFYAIGIWPDWWKLPDPGSDAAWAAIADTIAANDPWCRGVLLLGLDAPAAALEASFARAACQPVCKGFAVGRTIFGAAARAWLGGEIDDAGARQRMADAYAGLIAVWDRLKAAAG; this is encoded by the coding sequence ATGCCCGCCGCGCCGACCCTCGACGTCATCACCATCGGCCGCTCGTCGGTCGACCTCTACGGCGAGCAGGTCGGCGGCCGGCTGGAGGACATGACCAGCTTCGCCAAATATGTCGGCGGCTCGCCGACCAACATCGCCATCGGCTCCGCCCGGCTCGGGCTGAAGCCGGGCCTGATCACCGCGGTCGGCGACGAGCACATGGGCCGCTACATCCGCGAGACCTGCGCCGCCGAGGGCGTCGACGTCACCGGCATCAAGACCGACCCGGACCGGCTGACCGCGCTGGTGATCCTCGGCATCCGCGACAAGAAGACCTTCCCGCTGATCTTCGTGCGCGAGAACTGCGCCGACGCCGCGCTGGGCGAGGACGACGTCGACGCGGCGTTCATCGCGCGCGCCGGCGCGGTGCTGGTCACCGGCACCCACTTCTCCAAGCCGAACCTGGACGCGATGAGCCGCAAGGCGATGCGCATCGCCCGCGGGCTCGGCCGCAAGGTCATCATCGACATCGACTATCGGCCGGTGCTGTGGGGCCTGACCGGGCTGGGCCTGGGCGAGGAGCGCTTCGTCGCCAGCGACAGCGTGTCGGCGCACCTGCAGTCGATCCTGCCGCTGTGCGACGTGATCGTCGGCACCGAGGAGGAGATCCACATCGCCGGCGGCTCCACCGACACCCTGGCCTGCTGCCGGGTGATCCGCGGGCTGGCGCCGGCAGCGCTGATCGTGGTCAAGCGCGGGCCGATGGGCTGCGTGGTGTTCGACGGGCCGATCCCCGACGACATCGAGTCAGGCATCAAGGGACCCGGCTTCCCGGTCGAGGTGTTCAACGTGCTCGGCGCCGGCGATGCGTTCATGAGCGGCTTCCTGCTCGGCTACCTGCGCGGCGAGCCGATCGAAACCGCCTGCAAGTACGCCAACGCCTGCGGCGCCTTCGCGGTCTCGCGCCACGGCTGCGCGCCGGCGGTGCCGAGCCGGGCAGAGCTCGACTATTTCTTCGCCCATGGCAGCGCGGAACACGCGCTCCGCCTCGACCGCAAGCTGGAGCATGTGCACTGGGCCACCAACCGCACGGTCGAGCGGCCGCAGGTGCTGGCGATGGCGTTCGACCATCGCGCCCAGATGGAGGCGATGGCCGACGCGGCCGGCGCCGATCGCGGCCGCATCGCCGAATTCAAGGCGCTGTGCCTGGACGCGGCGCAGCAGGCGGCGGACGGGCGCAGCGACTTCGGCATCCTGCTCGACGGCCGCTACGGTCAGGACGTGCTGGACCGCGCCACCGGCACCGGCTGCTGGATCGGCCGGCCGATCGAGGCGCCCGGCTCGGTCCCGGTGCGGTTCGAGGGCGGCGCCGACGTCGGCTGCACCCTGCGCGAATGGCCGGCCGAGCAGGTGGTGAAGTGCCTGATCTTCTATCACCCCGACGATCCCGCCGACCTGTGCCGGGCACAGGAAGAGCAGGCGCTGCGCCTGTTCGACGCCGCGCGGCGCACCGGCCACGAGCTGCTGCTGGAGATCATTCCGTCGAAAAGCGCGGCAGCGGTCGACGACACCACGCTGGCCCGGGCGCTCGCCCGCTTCTATGCCATCGGCATCTGGCCGGACTGGTGGAAGCTGCCCGACCCCGGCAGCGACGCCGCCTGGGCCGCCATCGCCGACACCATCGCCGCCAACGACCCCTGGTGCCGCGGCGTGCTGCTGCTCGGCCTCGACGCGCCGGCGGCCGCACTGGAGGCGAGCTTCGCCCGCGCCGCGTGCCAGCCGGTGTGCAAGGGCTTCGCCGTCGGCCGCACCATCTTCGGCGCCGCGGCCCGCGCCTGGCTCGGCGGCGAGATCGACGACGCCGGCGCCCGCCAGCGGATGGCCGACGCCTATGCCGGCCTGATCGCCGTCTGGGACCGGCTGAAGGCCGCGGCCGGCTGA
- a CDS encoding carbohydrate ABC transporter permease — protein sequence MTHAVTALRWLVFVVVALAMNVPVIVTLVTSLKTPGEISMNPSLWIDAPTLSNYARVFEIADRFDAAGFLLNSLVASTFGAVAAIVLALPAAYAMARHGDGRRLLLPAILNLRAVPLIIFAIPIYMMYQWLGLLDTRIGLGLILTIVNLPLALIMLVNAIDAVPAELDEAARIDGAGLWTVLTRVTAPMCRAALAATLIFGFITAWNEFLFGLMLTTRSAVPMTVGASFFFAASGGGVDWGIAAAVMIIGALPPTLLGLLMYRQIGRSLTSGAVKG from the coding sequence ATGACCCATGCCGTGACCGCGCTGCGCTGGCTTGTGTTCGTCGTCGTCGCGCTGGCGATGAACGTGCCGGTGATCGTCACCCTGGTCACCTCGCTGAAGACGCCCGGCGAGATCTCGATGAACCCGAGCCTGTGGATCGACGCGCCGACCCTGTCGAACTACGCCCGCGTATTCGAGATCGCCGACCGTTTCGACGCTGCCGGCTTCCTGCTGAACAGCCTGGTCGCCTCCACCTTCGGCGCGGTGGCGGCGATCGTGCTGGCCCTGCCCGCGGCCTATGCGATGGCGCGGCACGGCGACGGGCGCCGGCTGCTGCTGCCGGCGATCCTGAACCTGCGCGCGGTGCCGCTGATCATCTTCGCGATCCCGATCTACATGATGTACCAGTGGCTCGGCCTGCTCGACACCCGCATCGGCCTCGGCCTGATCCTGACCATCGTCAACCTGCCGCTGGCGCTGATCATGCTGGTCAACGCCATCGACGCGGTGCCGGCCGAGCTGGACGAGGCCGCCCGCATCGACGGCGCCGGCCTGTGGACCGTGCTGACCCGGGTGACCGCGCCGATGTGCCGGGCTGCGCTGGCCGCCACCCTGATCTTCGGCTTCATCACCGCCTGGAACGAGTTCCTGTTCGGCCTGATGCTGACCACGCGCTCGGCGGTGCCGATGACCGTCGGCGCCTCGTTCTTCTTCGCCGCCAGCGGCGGCGGCGTCGACTGGGGCATCGCCGCCGCGGTGATGATCATCGGCGCCCTGCCGCCGACCCTGCTGGGCCTGCTGATGTACCGCCAGATCGGCCGCTCGCTGACCTCGGGGGCGGTGAAGGGTTAG
- a CDS encoding GntR family transcriptional regulator encodes MDLVEDIRKQLAQGADDAAPLYQRLAEAIRTSLAAGAEAPGVTLPGERRLAEALDVSRVTVRKAIDCLVAERSLVRRHGARTVAAARVEKSLSRLTSFSEDIRARGYAPGAVWIARSVGPATPAEVMALGLGVDQEVCRMVRLRTADGEPVAIERSTVPRALLDSPHRVKTSLYAVLYADGVAPVRAVQRLYADVMSAEDARHLGCTPGEALLVIERRCFLGDGRVVEYCQTRYRGDAYDFAVELTREADEPFAV; translated from the coding sequence ATGGATCTGGTCGAGGACATCCGGAAGCAACTGGCGCAGGGCGCCGACGACGCCGCGCCGCTTTACCAGCGGCTGGCCGAGGCGATCCGTACCAGCCTGGCCGCCGGTGCGGAAGCGCCCGGCGTGACCCTGCCTGGCGAGCGCCGGCTGGCCGAGGCGCTGGACGTGTCGCGGGTCACCGTGCGCAAGGCGATCGACTGCCTGGTGGCGGAGCGCAGCCTGGTCCGCCGGCACGGCGCCCGCACCGTGGCGGCGGCGCGGGTCGAGAAATCGCTGTCGCGGCTGACCAGCTTCTCGGAGGATATCCGCGCCCGCGGCTATGCCCCCGGTGCGGTCTGGATCGCGCGCTCGGTCGGCCCGGCGACGCCGGCGGAGGTGATGGCGCTGGGCCTCGGCGTCGACCAGGAGGTGTGCCGGATGGTGCGCCTGCGCACCGCGGACGGCGAGCCTGTGGCGATCGAACGCTCGACCGTGCCGCGCGCCCTGCTCGATTCGCCGCACCGGGTGAAGACCTCGCTCTATGCCGTGCTCTACGCCGACGGCGTGGCGCCGGTGCGCGCGGTCCAGCGGCTCTATGCCGACGTGATGAGCGCCGAGGACGCCCGCCATCTGGGCTGCACGCCGGGCGAAGCGCTGCTGGTGATCGAACGGCGCTGCTTCCTGGGCGACGGCCGCGTGGTCGAATACTGCCAGACCCGGTATCGCGGCGACGCCTACGACTTCGCGGTGGAGTTGACCCGGGAGGCCGACGAGCCCTTCGCCGTCTGA
- the iolB gene encoding 5-deoxy-glucuronate isomerase, with product MPDLLLTDHAPDAAGLVHRVTPQSAGWTYVGFDTYRLQPGQRVAAETGDIEACLVILGGKATIAAGGETYAAIGERADVFSGRPWSVYVPWKTGYGIEAVTACEVAVCTAPGGGDHAPRLIRPEDCGTMTRGSGTNTRHVCDILPETKPAHSLLVVEVITPSGCWSSYPSHKHDTDNFPDETRLEEIYFHKLNPPQGFAFQRVYTDDKALDVTMCIHDGDLVMVPYGYHPCGTAHGYDLYYLNVMAGPKRMWRVNTRACHRWLLPK from the coding sequence ATGCCCGACCTGCTGCTGACCGACCACGCGCCCGACGCCGCCGGGCTGGTTCACCGGGTGACGCCGCAGAGCGCCGGCTGGACCTATGTCGGCTTCGACACCTACAGACTGCAGCCGGGCCAGCGGGTCGCGGCCGAGACCGGCGACATCGAGGCCTGCCTGGTCATCCTCGGCGGCAAGGCGACGATTGCCGCGGGCGGCGAGACCTATGCGGCGATCGGCGAGCGTGCCGACGTGTTCTCCGGCCGGCCGTGGTCGGTCTACGTGCCGTGGAAGACCGGCTACGGCATCGAGGCGGTGACGGCGTGCGAGGTCGCCGTCTGCACCGCGCCCGGCGGCGGCGACCACGCGCCCCGGCTGATCCGGCCGGAGGACTGCGGCACCATGACCCGCGGCAGCGGCACCAACACCCGCCATGTCTGCGACATCCTGCCGGAGACCAAGCCGGCCCATTCGCTGCTGGTGGTGGAGGTGATCACGCCGTCGGGCTGCTGGTCGTCCTATCCCAGCCACAAGCACGACACCGACAACTTCCCGGACGAGACCCGGCTGGAGGAGATCTACTTCCACAAGCTGAACCCGCCGCAGGGCTTCGCCTTCCAGCGCGTCTACACCGACGACAAGGCGCTGGACGTCACCATGTGCATCCACGACGGCGACCTGGTGATGGTGCCCTACGGCTACCACCCCTGCGGCACCGCCCACGGCTACGACCTCTACTACCTCAACGTGATGGCCGGCCCGAAGCGGATGTGGCGGGTCAACACCCGCGCCTGCCACCGCTGGCTGCTGCCGAAATAG
- a CDS encoding sugar ABC transporter permease → MTRRRHPESLPLIAPVTGFLLLFLAFPLIVDLVYSVSNVTFETLRTPEVTGLGNFADVLGDGAFWSATGFSFRFGLLTAAAETLLGLGLAIFLAPLLQKRPWLMAILMMPMMVAPAMVGLMYRLVLHEFVGPVPHYLWSWFGDSPSFLDAQSAFWTLATIETLQWTPFALVILYSAYQSIPPAVVEAARIDGAGPLRNFLHIELPLMLPSLVAVGLIRFIDGFRVFDNVYTLTGSGAGGSTTSLSIYIYLAFFREGAIGKAVAASMVLLVAAFVVLYAVNRLVMRRGAAA, encoded by the coding sequence ATGACCCGTCGCCGCCACCCGGAATCGCTGCCGCTGATCGCGCCGGTCACCGGCTTCCTCCTGCTGTTCCTGGCCTTCCCGCTGATCGTCGACCTGGTCTACAGCGTGTCGAACGTGACCTTCGAGACGCTGCGCACGCCGGAGGTCACCGGCCTCGGCAACTTCGCCGACGTGCTGGGTGACGGCGCCTTCTGGTCCGCCACCGGCTTCTCGTTCCGCTTCGGGCTGCTGACCGCCGCGGCGGAGACCCTGCTCGGGCTCGGCCTCGCCATCTTCCTGGCGCCGCTGTTGCAGAAGCGGCCCTGGCTGATGGCGATCCTGATGATGCCGATGATGGTGGCGCCGGCCATGGTCGGGCTGATGTACCGGCTGGTGCTGCACGAGTTCGTCGGCCCGGTGCCGCACTATCTGTGGAGCTGGTTCGGCGACAGCCCGTCCTTCCTCGACGCCCAGTCGGCGTTCTGGACGCTGGCGACGATCGAGACGCTGCAGTGGACCCCGTTCGCGCTGGTCATCCTGTACAGCGCCTACCAGTCGATCCCGCCGGCGGTGGTGGAGGCGGCGCGGATCGACGGCGCCGGCCCGCTGCGCAACTTCCTGCACATCGAGCTGCCGCTGATGCTGCCGAGCCTGGTCGCGGTCGGGTTGATCCGCTTCATCGACGGCTTCCGCGTGTTCGACAACGTCTACACCCTGACCGGCTCCGGCGCCGGCGGCTCGACCACCAGCCTGTCGATCTACATCTACCTCGCCTTCTTCCGCGAGGGCGCCATCGGCAAGGCGGTCGCCGCCTCGATGGTTCTGCTGGTCGCCGCCTTCGTCGTGCTCTACGCGGTCAACCGGCTGGTGATGCGCCGCGGAGCGGCGGCATGA
- a CDS encoding SRPBCC family protein produces the protein MVTVARSTVIDAPVDAVWAVLRDFNGHDRWHPAVAESRIEEAEPADRIGAVRRFRLADGGVLREQLLALDDRTRSFTYCLLEAPLPLHGYVATVALRPVTLGDATFWHWQSRFDPPPGEAERLVRLVGDAIYAAGFEAIRAILARPARTLAARPAPPDTAPDPVADPVADPLADGAPEAETAGTIHARAIVVRSHGGPEVLATETVAVPPPGPGEIRLAQAAAGVNFIDVHGRQGSSRTLALPGIPGLEGAGRVTDVGAGVTRFRAGDRVAYAGGPAGAYASHRLLPADVAVPLPDDIDAVLAGASLLRGMTAAALLTRVHRVGPDDRVLVHAAAGGTGRILAQWARALGARVIGTVSDPARIPVAAAVCDAVIDRGSEDVAARVRTLTDGAGASVVYDGIGRASFAGSVAALGPRGHLVLYGRVSGPVGAQDLEDLGRRSLTVSRPNFADYADSAASRQALADAYFAMLRRGAVQVDIARRLPLDHAAEAHRLLEAGTATGLTALVF, from the coding sequence ATGGTGACGGTCGCGCGCAGCACGGTGATCGACGCGCCGGTCGACGCGGTGTGGGCGGTGCTGCGCGACTTCAACGGCCACGACCGCTGGCACCCGGCGGTGGCCGAGAGCCGGATCGAGGAGGCCGAGCCGGCCGACCGCATCGGCGCGGTGCGCCGGTTCCGGCTGGCCGACGGCGGCGTGTTGCGCGAGCAGCTGCTGGCGCTGGACGACCGCACCCGCAGCTTCACCTATTGCCTGCTGGAGGCGCCGCTGCCGCTGCACGGCTATGTCGCCACCGTCGCGCTCAGGCCGGTGACGCTGGGCGACGCCACCTTCTGGCACTGGCAGTCGCGCTTCGACCCGCCGCCGGGCGAGGCCGAGCGGCTGGTGCGGCTGGTCGGCGACGCCATCTACGCCGCCGGCTTCGAGGCGATCCGTGCCATCCTGGCCCGGCCGGCGCGCACGCTCGCCGCCCGGCCGGCGCCGCCGGACACCGCGCCGGATCCGGTGGCGGACCCGGTGGCGGACCCGTTGGCGGACGGGGCGCCGGAGGCCGAGACGGCGGGCACCATCCACGCCCGCGCCATCGTCGTGCGCAGCCACGGCGGGCCGGAGGTGCTGGCAACGGAGACGGTGGCGGTGCCGCCGCCGGGGCCGGGCGAGATCCGCCTCGCCCAGGCCGCGGCCGGGGTCAATTTCATCGACGTGCATGGCCGCCAGGGTTCGTCGCGCACGCTGGCGCTGCCCGGCATCCCCGGCCTGGAAGGGGCGGGGCGGGTCACCGACGTCGGCGCCGGCGTGACCCGTTTCCGCGCCGGCGACCGCGTCGCCTATGCCGGCGGCCCCGCCGGCGCCTATGCCAGCCATCGGTTGCTACCGGCCGACGTCGCCGTGCCGCTGCCCGACGACATCGACGCCGTGCTGGCCGGGGCCTCGCTGCTGCGCGGCATGACTGCGGCGGCGCTGCTCACCCGCGTCCACCGCGTCGGCCCGGACGACCGGGTGCTGGTGCATGCCGCGGCCGGCGGCACCGGCCGCATCCTCGCCCAGTGGGCGCGCGCGCTCGGCGCCCGGGTGATCGGCACCGTCTCCGACCCCGCCCGCATCCCGGTCGCGGCCGCAGTGTGCGACGCGGTGATCGACCGCGGCAGCGAGGATGTCGCCGCGCGGGTGCGGACGCTGACCGACGGCGCCGGCGCCAGCGTCGTCTATGACGGCATCGGCCGCGCCAGCTTCGCCGGCTCGGTCGCCGCACTCGGCCCGCGCGGCCACCTGGTGCTGTACGGCCGCGTCTCCGGCCCGGTCGGCGCCCAGGACCTGGAGGACCTCGGCCGGCGCTCGCTGACGGTGTCGCGGCCGAACTTCGCCGACTATGCCGACAGCGCCGCGAGCCGGCAGGCGCTGGCCGACGCCTATTTCGCCATGCTGCGCCGCGGCGCCGTGCAGGTCGACATCGCCCGCCGCCTGCCCCTCGATCACGCTGCCGAGGCCCACCGCCTGCTCGAGGCCGGCACCGCCACCGGCCTGACCGCCCTGGTGTTCTGA
- a CDS encoding SDR family oxidoreductase, with protein MKVLITGGGGFIGAWLARRLAGMGAAIRVFDLKDDRRLVRAVAGDAVADALDWHVGDVADAAAVRAAAQGCDRLIHLAALLTPACQADPVRGATVNLIGTLNLFEAARAHGIGTVLYMSSAAVFGPDDGTTPRPTTHYGAFKLACEGSARAYRADHGIASAGFRAFVVYGPGRDLGLTAGPSLACRAAAEGRDYTIPYSGPADYVFVGDLVEAFAATAARPPQGAAVYNVVGEQADAADVAAAIMRAAPGAAIRAEGPPLPVAADIAPGTLRDDYPEVPRTGLADGIARTIGFYRAA; from the coding sequence ATGAAGGTGCTGATCACCGGCGGCGGCGGGTTCATCGGGGCGTGGCTGGCGCGCCGGCTGGCCGGCATGGGCGCGGCGATCCGCGTGTTCGACCTGAAGGACGATCGTCGGCTGGTGCGCGCCGTCGCCGGCGACGCCGTCGCGGATGCGCTGGACTGGCACGTCGGCGACGTGGCCGATGCCGCCGCGGTGCGGGCGGCGGCGCAGGGTTGCGACCGCCTGATCCACCTGGCGGCGCTGCTGACGCCGGCCTGCCAGGCCGATCCGGTGCGCGGCGCCACGGTCAACCTGATCGGCACGCTGAACCTGTTCGAGGCGGCGCGGGCCCACGGCATCGGCACGGTGCTCTACATGAGCAGCGCAGCGGTGTTCGGGCCCGACGACGGCACCACGCCGCGGCCGACCACCCACTATGGTGCGTTCAAGCTGGCCTGCGAGGGCTCGGCCCGCGCCTATCGGGCCGACCATGGCATCGCCAGCGCCGGCTTCCGCGCCTTCGTGGTCTACGGTCCCGGCCGCGACCTCGGGCTGACCGCGGGCCCGTCGCTGGCCTGCCGGGCGGCGGCCGAGGGCCGGGACTACACCATCCCCTACAGCGGTCCGGCCGACTATGTCTTCGTCGGCGACCTGGTCGAGGCCTTCGCTGCCACCGCCGCGCGCCCGCCGCAGGGGGCCGCGGTCTACAACGTCGTCGGCGAGCAGGCCGACGCCGCCGACGTCGCCGCCGCGATCATGCGCGCCGCACCCGGCGCCGCGATCCGCGCCGAAGGCCCGCCGCTGCCGGTCGCCGCCGACATCGCGCCCGGCACGCTGCGCGACGACTATCCCGAGGTGCCGCGCACCGGGCTGGCCGACGGCATCGCGCGGACCATCGGCTTCTACCGCGCCGCCTAA